One genomic segment of Flagellimonas marinaquae includes these proteins:
- a CDS encoding ABC transporter permease, whose product MNIWKISVKNFRYKPLYTFLGILILSVSIALLVGIQQLDTSFRKQMENSLGDIDMVVGAKGSPLQLVLASVLHIDNPTGNIPYEEAKKLLKNPMIEKGVPISYGDNYMGYRIVGTTPEFTALYNAILKEGKNPEKPMEVAIGATIADATGLWIGDTFQSSHGLAETGGHAHNDLLKVVGIYEPTHKVMDRLIITGLQTVWDVHDHESEPSYSKEGGVVEQEKHHHEEGEHHHDEEGHEHEHEEEHEHEGHEQETEHGHQEEHEKEITSMLISFRNPMALLTTPRTINENTNMQAALPKFELERLYQFTGVGVKTITWIAYAILVISCITIFISLYRMVRDRAFDLALMRSYGANTFQLIKMVAYEGLLISLIAFVIGVLLSQIGIYFIFEMITDQYKQKMPLELGFQELFKTAVLVLLMVLFSILLAINPIIKMNISKILSHEK is encoded by the coding sequence ATGAACATTTGGAAAATCAGTGTAAAAAACTTTAGGTACAAGCCTCTATATACTTTCTTGGGCATTTTGATCCTTTCCGTTAGTATTGCCCTACTTGTCGGAATTCAGCAGTTGGATACATCCTTCCGCAAACAAATGGAAAATAGTTTAGGGGATATAGATATGGTAGTTGGTGCAAAAGGCAGCCCATTGCAATTGGTTCTCGCCTCCGTGCTCCATATAGACAATCCTACAGGCAATATTCCTTATGAAGAAGCCAAGAAATTATTGAAAAACCCCATGATAGAAAAAGGCGTGCCCATTTCTTACGGCGATAATTATATGGGATACAGGATTGTAGGGACAACCCCAGAATTTACCGCTCTTTACAATGCAATACTAAAAGAAGGGAAAAACCCGGAAAAACCAATGGAAGTTGCCATTGGTGCAACAATTGCCGATGCTACCGGTCTGTGGATCGGCGATACATTTCAAAGCTCGCATGGCTTGGCAGAAACAGGCGGGCATGCCCACAACGACCTTTTAAAAGTGGTCGGAATTTACGAGCCCACCCACAAGGTTATGGACCGATTGATCATTACCGGACTACAGACTGTTTGGGATGTGCACGATCACGAATCAGAGCCAAGTTATTCAAAGGAAGGAGGGGTGGTAGAACAAGAGAAGCACCACCATGAAGAGGGAGAACACCATCATGATGAGGAAGGACATGAACACGAACATGAAGAAGAACATGAACATGAAGGGCACGAACAGGAAACGGAACACGGACATCAAGAGGAGCACGAAAAAGAAATCACTTCTATGTTGATTTCATTTCGGAATCCGATGGCACTTTTGACCACTCCCCGAACCATCAACGAAAACACGAACATGCAAGCGGCACTTCCAAAATTTGAACTGGAGCGACTCTATCAATTTACTGGTGTCGGTGTAAAAACCATTACCTGGATAGCCTATGCCATCCTCGTAATTTCCTGTATCACCATTTTTATAAGTCTGTACCGCATGGTCCGTGATCGCGCTTTTGATCTCGCACTTATGCGGAGCTACGGCGCCAATACTTTTCAGTTGATCAAAATGGTGGCCTACGAAGGATTGTTGATTTCCCTTATTGCTTTTGTTATTGGTGTACTTTTATCGCAAATAGGGATTTATTTCATATTTGAGATGATAACCGATCAATACAAACAAAAAATGCCGCTTGAGCTTGGATTCCAAGAATTGTTCAAAACCGCTGTATTGGTTTTGTTAATGGTTCTTTTTTCCATTCTACTTGCTATTAACCCTATCATTAAAATGAACATATCAAAAATATTGAGCCATGAGAAATAA
- a CDS encoding DUF3526 domain-containing protein, whose product MLPYNFKYELRLLLRSRWIQLLSVLLLVLFGFSTYNGSTKVEKRTNDISSAKKEVEETDRAMLKLLDSVERGMEVSASPWTIPTSPMAVGNYHPRVAAMEPQPMAFVSTGQADLFTHYVKPTVSGDDFALNFTEMTSPVQLLFGSFDLAFVIVYLLPLLIIAFTYNVLSSEKEQGSLRLLASQPISVRKWVFQKLILRFFWLSILVTLSLYIVFLIVGIQALDWLSVLSLLGLTLCYMLFWFALAFLVNLFVDSSAKNAVSLIMLWVIFVLLTPSVLNQTASTLYPMPSRTILISEMREHKAEATKKQDEILDNFLRDHPEYAINDSTQSRNFYHRYMASQKIVKEELEPIVGEYEDQLQKQQEWSRKLQWLSPAIVVQESLNQLAGTSTADYENYRGQVIEFAETWRTHLITFLYNNATFSQQDYASLPQFTYSNNTNRNIGFSSVVLLLIAAALLTFGFAVQGRSEKKGMLSQ is encoded by the coding sequence ATGTTACCATACAATTTTAAATACGAACTGCGCTTATTGTTGCGCAGCCGTTGGATTCAACTTTTGAGCGTGTTATTATTGGTCCTTTTTGGTTTTTCCACCTATAATGGTAGCACAAAGGTCGAAAAACGAACAAATGATATTTCTTCTGCCAAAAAAGAGGTTGAGGAAACCGACCGGGCCATGCTCAAATTATTGGATTCTGTTGAACGTGGTATGGAGGTGAGTGCCTCCCCATGGACCATTCCCACTAGTCCAATGGCCGTTGGGAACTATCACCCAAGGGTGGCGGCAATGGAACCCCAACCCATGGCTTTTGTTTCCACTGGGCAGGCAGATCTTTTTACCCATTATGTAAAACCAACGGTATCCGGGGATGATTTTGCCTTGAACTTTACCGAAATGACAAGTCCGGTTCAGCTTCTTTTCGGAAGCTTTGATCTGGCATTTGTAATTGTATACCTTCTGCCATTGCTTATTATTGCCTTTACCTATAATGTGCTTTCATCGGAAAAGGAGCAAGGCTCTTTGCGATTATTGGCCTCGCAGCCCATATCCGTTCGAAAATGGGTGTTTCAAAAATTGATTCTTCGCTTTTTCTGGTTGTCGATATTGGTAACACTTTCCTTGTATATCGTATTTCTCATCGTTGGCATTCAAGCACTGGATTGGCTGAGCGTTTTGAGCCTGTTGGGATTAACCTTGTGCTATATGCTGTTTTGGTTTGCCCTTGCATTTTTGGTCAACCTTTTTGTGGATAGTTCGGCAAAAAATGCCGTATCACTAATAATGCTCTGGGTAATTTTTGTACTCTTGACCCCTTCGGTACTCAATCAAACGGCAAGTACGCTTTATCCCATGCCTTCACGAACCATATTGATCAGTGAAATGCGGGAGCACAAAGCAGAGGCGACCAAAAAACAGGACGAGATCCTGGATAACTTTCTTAGGGACCATCCGGAATATGCAATTAACGATTCCACACAATCCAGAAACTTCTATCACCGGTATATGGCCTCTCAAAAAATTGTAAAAGAAGAATTAGAGCCCATAGTGGGGGAGTATGAAGATCAATTACAAAAACAACAAGAATGGTCCAGAAAATTACAATGGTTATCTCCTGCCATTGTGGTTCAGGAGTCGTTGAACCAATTGGCCGGAACATCCACCGCAGATTATGAAAATTATCGGGGGCAAGTCATAGAATTTGCAGAAACCTGGAGAACGCATTTGATCACATTTTTATATAACAACGCAACATTTTCGCAGCAAGATTATGCATCACTCCCACAATTTACATATTCCAATAATACCAATAGAAATATTGGGTTTTCCTCTGTGGTTTTGCTGTTGATAGCGGCAGCACTGCTTACTTTTGGGTTTGCGGTGCAAGGTAGGTCGGAGAAAAAAGGAATGTTGAGCCAATAA
- a CDS encoding ABC transporter ATP-binding protein: MITTNNLTKKFGDFVAVDNLSISVKEGEILCLLGANGAGKSTTINMLLNFIKPTSGTAEINGMDVVKNPLKTKEFVTYIPENLMLYPSLTAIENLDYFSGIAGKKLSSKTLTDFLSEAGLQETAFKKRISTFSKGMRQKVGIALALAKDTKVLLLDEPTSGLDPKASNEFGELLQNLKNKGVAVLMATHDLFRAKEVATHIGIMKDGQLRQQFVASDISLPELEKAYLDTMNYKEVLP, translated from the coding sequence ATGATAACCACGAATAACCTTACCAAAAAATTTGGTGACTTTGTTGCCGTAGATAATCTTTCGATTTCGGTAAAAGAAGGTGAAATATTATGCCTGCTCGGCGCCAATGGTGCCGGTAAGTCCACCACAATAAACATGTTACTTAATTTTATTAAGCCAACCTCGGGCACTGCCGAAATAAATGGGATGGATGTAGTTAAGAATCCTCTAAAAACCAAGGAATTCGTCACCTATATCCCTGAAAACCTTATGCTGTACCCCAGCCTGACCGCTATTGAAAACCTGGACTATTTTTCCGGGATAGCCGGCAAAAAACTCTCATCGAAAACACTAACGGATTTTTTAAGCGAAGCTGGACTGCAAGAAACTGCCTTTAAAAAACGGATATCCACTTTTTCCAAGGGAATGAGACAAAAAGTAGGGATCGCCCTTGCTTTGGCCAAGGACACCAAGGTACTGTTATTGGACGAACCCACTTCCGGATTAGACCCCAAAGCCAGCAATGAGTTCGGTGAATTGTTGCAAAACCTTAAAAACAAAGGGGTTGCTGTTCTAATGGCAACCCACGACCTTTTCCGAGCCAAAGAGGTCGCGACCCATATCGGTATTATGAAAGATGGCCAACTTCGCCAACAATTTGTCGCAAGTGACATTTCTCTTCCAGAATTGGAAAAAGCATACTTGGATACGATGAACTATAAAGAAGTATTGCCATGA
- a CDS encoding HNH endonuclease — MRNPKWHRDEIILTLNLYFELEPGQIHNSNPKVIELSELLNSLPLHEVRPDAKTFRNPNGVSLKLSNFLAIDPDSGRKGMTSFSQLDKKVFEEFYKKRAELKIVANRIKTTLGDKSLKNKLLSIEDLEEDFDSIREGEVIYKLHKYRERNPKITKVKKDKYFKENGKLDCEVCSFDFFQTYGKLGKGFIECHHRTPISELEPNSKTKLSDLALVCSNCHRMLHREINTLSIEALKAIINKKPRS; from the coding sequence ATGAGAAATCCGAAATGGCATAGAGATGAAATCATACTGACACTTAACTTGTACTTTGAACTAGAACCGGGACAAATACATAATAGCAACCCAAAGGTTATCGAGCTTTCAGAACTACTTAATTCTTTGCCGTTACATGAAGTTAGGCCTGATGCTAAAACGTTTAGGAACCCAAATGGAGTAAGCTTAAAACTAAGTAACTTTTTGGCAATTGACCCAGATAGTGGTAGAAAGGGAATGACTTCTTTTAGTCAACTGGATAAAAAAGTATTTGAAGAATTTTATAAAAAAAGGGCTGAACTTAAAATTGTTGCTAATAGAATTAAAACGACCTTAGGCGATAAAAGTTTAAAAAATAAGTTGTTGTCAATAGAAGACCTAGAAGAAGATTTCGATTCAATTAGAGAAGGAGAGGTAATTTATAAATTACATAAATATAGAGAGCGCAACCCTAAGATTACAAAGGTCAAAAAGGACAAATATTTTAAGGAAAATGGAAAATTGGATTGTGAGGTGTGTTCTTTTGATTTTTTTCAAACTTATGGGAAGTTGGGAAAAGGATTTATCGAATGCCATCATCGCACTCCTATTTCAGAACTAGAACCCAATTCAAAAACTAAACTATCAGATTTGGCGTTAGTTTGTTCAAATTGTCATAGGATGCTTCATAGAGAAATAAATACTTTAAGCATAGAAGCATTAAAGGCAATAATCAATAAAAAGCCCAGGTCATAA
- a CDS encoding MerC domain-containing protein, which produces MKAKTQTYDIIAMTSSLICAIHCAAVPILLSFSSLSSLHFLHNPIIEWSFIGLGIVFVFISLWPSYKKAHHNSRPLLIAAVGFGIIALGRLDFSEAWETVNTVSGAILVSVAHFVNWKIMPSKADHKH; this is translated from the coding sequence ATGAAAGCAAAAACACAAACTTACGATATTATAGCTATGACAAGTTCACTGATATGCGCAATACATTGTGCCGCTGTTCCCATTCTATTGTCGTTCTCGTCTTTGTCCAGCCTGCACTTTTTGCACAACCCAATTATCGAGTGGTCCTTTATTGGACTTGGAATTGTATTTGTATTTATATCGCTCTGGCCAAGCTATAAAAAAGCGCATCACAATTCAAGGCCATTGCTTATCGCGGCTGTTGGTTTCGGAATTATTGCCCTAGGACGACTGGATTTTAGCGAAGCTTGGGAAACGGTCAACACTGTAAGCGGTGCCATCTTGGTTTCTGTGGCCCACTTTGTCAATTGGAAAATTATGCCCTCAAAAGCTGACCACAAACACTGA
- a CDS encoding ABC transporter permease, translating to MIVKTFLKESKELWRDGRVRVAFAIVTILLGIAVWISARQYQHINEQYQNAKSAERAIWDDQGEKNPHSAAHYGTYAFKPKYPLSLVDQGVDKYVGTSIFLTAHNRNEAQFSAAADQTGLARFGDLTPDFILLFIIPLLIILLAYNSFTKEREMGTLTLLKSQGITPWQWAIGKWSALFFPVLIATIVLFVIAGIVLSNLKDFGVFRWQSLFILSLVYIGYYIIFLNIVLFISLKAKKSGIALVLSLSVWILACLAVPKAASNIAESKHPYPTRQEFAANVLKDKQNGLDGHNPWSKESKMLEQQVLAEHGVDSLHKLPFNFDAYRMQKGEEHEAEIYAKHYKYLKEQYSKQSSLYQSLAIISPYLPTRFLSMAIARTDYSAHWDFSDAAEDYRIATQKFLNDNFAQNSSYGEWDYRANANFWGKLPEFSYNPQELNAILTTNASSLWILGAWILLSFGAFLITTKSI from the coding sequence ATGATCGTAAAAACCTTTTTAAAAGAAAGCAAGGAACTTTGGCGAGACGGTCGGGTTCGTGTTGCGTTTGCCATTGTAACCATACTTTTGGGTATCGCAGTTTGGATCAGTGCACGACAGTATCAACATATAAATGAGCAGTATCAAAACGCAAAGAGCGCAGAAAGGGCCATATGGGACGACCAAGGTGAAAAAAACCCACATTCCGCAGCACATTACGGCACATATGCATTTAAACCTAAATATCCTTTGTCCTTAGTGGACCAAGGTGTTGATAAGTATGTCGGAACCTCAATTTTTTTAACGGCCCACAACAGGAATGAAGCCCAATTCAGTGCTGCAGCGGATCAAACCGGATTAGCACGTTTTGGGGATCTTACACCAGATTTTATCTTGCTTTTCATAATTCCATTGTTGATCATTTTATTGGCATATAACAGTTTTACCAAGGAGAGGGAAATGGGTACCTTGACTTTATTAAAAAGTCAGGGCATTACGCCATGGCAATGGGCAATAGGTAAATGGAGCGCACTGTTTTTTCCGGTGCTCATTGCAACGATTGTTCTTTTTGTAATTGCTGGTATTGTGCTGTCCAACCTCAAAGATTTTGGTGTGTTCCGTTGGCAATCCTTATTCATTTTATCCTTGGTGTACATTGGATATTACATCATCTTCTTAAATATTGTATTATTTATTTCACTGAAAGCGAAAAAATCCGGGATAGCCTTGGTGCTTTCCTTATCCGTTTGGATATTGGCCTGTTTGGCAGTGCCCAAGGCAGCCAGTAATATTGCCGAATCCAAACACCCCTATCCCACCCGACAGGAATTTGCTGCCAATGTTTTAAAGGACAAACAAAATGGCCTGGACGGCCACAACCCCTGGAGCAAAGAATCAAAAATGTTGGAACAGCAAGTATTGGCCGAGCATGGGGTGGACAGCCTGCACAAACTTCCTTTTAATTTTGATGCTTACCGAATGCAGAAAGGCGAGGAGCACGAAGCAGAAATATACGCCAAGCACTACAAATATTTAAAGGAACAATATTCAAAACAGTCCAGCCTTTATCAAAGTTTGGCAATAATATCCCCGTATTTGCCCACTCGTTTTTTAAGCATGGCAATTGCACGCACCGATTATTCAGCCCATTGGGATTTTTCGGATGCGGCAGAGGACTATAGAATTGCCACACAAAAGTTTTTGAACGACAATTTTGCACAAAATTCTTCCTACGGCGAATGGGACTACCGGGCCAATGCCAATTTCTGGGGCAAACTACCCGAGTTCAGCTATAATCCACAAGAACTCAATGCAATCCTTACTACAAACGCTTCGAGTTTGTGGATTCTGGGAGCGTGGATCCTGCTTTCCTTTGGCGCTTTTCTTATAACCACAAAATCCATTTAA
- a CDS encoding helix-turn-helix domain-containing protein, whose translation MKQVLLTTLQLEDIKNVVQEVFENNFSKLNPPKQEIKNVLLSRKETAKFLCISLPTLNDWTKTGIVKAHRIGNRVLYKEQEVIQALNEIKTSKSGRGSSC comes from the coding sequence ATGAAGCAAGTATTATTAACAACGCTGCAACTTGAAGACATCAAGAATGTAGTTCAAGAAGTTTTTGAAAACAATTTTTCAAAGCTAAACCCACCCAAACAAGAAATCAAGAATGTTCTGCTTTCCAGAAAGGAAACTGCAAAATTCTTGTGTATTTCTCTTCCAACTTTAAATGATTGGACAAAAACAGGAATTGTTAAAGCCCATCGAATAGGGAATAGGGTATTGTACAAAGAACAAGAGGTTATTCAGGCATTGAATGAAATCAAAACCTCAAAATCAGGAAGGGGGTCGTCATGTTAA
- a CDS encoding site-specific integrase has protein sequence MPNARFILKEPNAKTETLVYLVYDYQYKRFKYSTGEKIDPKFWNKKNQRAKETRKFPQYPEFNARLDMLANGINTAFRKLLNDGIQPNNEILKKAFLQAVEGNVIQPDKITLLNFIEKYIDESKTSKKEGTLKAYKTAFRYLKEYSQKIKKPLDFDTITLEFYNQYTGYLTYEHNLSANTVGKHIKTLKTFLNEATDRGINQNMDFKKRKFKTTREESDSIYLSVDELKNIESIDFSDSPRLDKVRDLFLIGCFTGLRFSDFTQIKPENIDYGKSILQIRTQKTGQRVSIPLHATVKRILKKYNNELPKAYVNQVMNKYLKDVASISGLKQLVQTTITKGGKVQKNNCPKYELVTTHTARRSFATNLYLADVPSISIMKITGHKTERSFMQYIKISQEENADKLLNHPFFN, from the coding sequence ATGCCAAACGCAAGATTTATCCTAAAAGAGCCAAACGCCAAAACTGAAACTTTGGTGTACTTGGTTTACGACTATCAGTACAAAAGATTTAAATATTCCACAGGGGAAAAAATAGACCCTAAATTTTGGAACAAGAAAAACCAAAGAGCAAAGGAAACAAGAAAGTTTCCACAATACCCTGAATTTAACGCAAGGTTGGATATGTTGGCAAACGGTATTAATACGGCTTTTAGAAAATTACTAAATGATGGTATTCAACCCAACAATGAAATTCTGAAGAAAGCTTTTTTGCAGGCCGTTGAGGGAAATGTTATTCAACCCGACAAAATCACTCTTCTAAATTTTATTGAAAAATATATTGATGAAAGCAAAACTTCAAAAAAAGAGGGGACCCTTAAGGCATATAAAACTGCATTTAGATATTTAAAAGAGTATTCTCAAAAGATTAAAAAGCCCTTAGATTTTGATACAATTACCTTAGAGTTCTATAATCAATATACTGGCTATCTAACCTATGAGCATAACTTATCAGCGAATACCGTTGGGAAACATATCAAGACTTTGAAAACGTTCTTAAATGAGGCAACAGACAGGGGTATTAATCAAAATATGGACTTTAAAAAAAGAAAGTTCAAAACCACTAGAGAAGAGTCAGACAGCATTTATCTCTCTGTCGATGAACTTAAAAATATAGAGAGTATAGATTTCTCGGACAGTCCAAGGCTAGATAAGGTTAGAGACCTTTTTCTCATTGGTTGCTTTACAGGTCTTCGTTTTTCTGACTTCACACAAATCAAACCAGAAAATATTGATTATGGCAAATCAATACTACAGATACGCACTCAAAAGACAGGTCAAAGAGTCTCTATTCCTTTGCACGCAACTGTAAAAAGAATACTAAAAAAGTATAACAATGAGTTGCCCAAAGCTTATGTAAATCAAGTAATGAATAAGTATTTAAAAGATGTTGCAAGTATTTCCGGGTTAAAACAACTGGTTCAAACCACTATAACAAAAGGCGGTAAAGTTCAGAAAAATAATTGTCCCAAATATGAGTTAGTGACTACACATACAGCTAGAAGAAGCTTTGCAACAAATCTTTATTTGGCAGATGTTCCAAGTATTTCCATCATGAAGATAACAGGACACAAAACTGAGCGTTCTTTTATGCAGTACATAAAAATATCTCAGGAAGAGAACGCTGATAAATTGTTGAACCACCCATTTTTTAATTAA
- a CDS encoding ABC transporter ATP-binding protein: MIQTNNLKFKYDNDNTIFEFPDITLSKNQNLLILGKSGIGKTTLLHLLAGLLSPSDGSIHIDDVDIQKLTNKQLDKFRGQNIGLVFQNNHAVQSLSVMENLEARLFFAKKTISKTVIKDLLEHLDIEMCKNKKVRELSEGQLQRLGIAMAIVHRPQLVLADEPTSSLDDTNCKKVMRLLIEQADANNANLIVITHDQRIKPLFNKTLEL; encoded by the coding sequence ATGATACAAACCAACAATCTTAAATTTAAATACGATAACGACAACACCATCTTCGAGTTCCCCGACATCACATTGAGCAAAAACCAAAATCTTTTGATCTTGGGAAAGTCTGGCATCGGGAAAACCACACTTTTACATCTTTTGGCGGGTCTGCTCTCTCCATCGGATGGAAGTATACACATAGATGATGTGGATATTCAAAAACTAACCAACAAACAGTTGGATAAATTTAGAGGTCAAAATATCGGCCTTGTTTTTCAAAACAACCATGCGGTACAATCTTTGAGCGTTATGGAAAACTTGGAGGCAAGACTGTTTTTTGCCAAAAAAACCATTTCCAAAACCGTGATCAAAGATTTGCTGGAGCATCTCGATATTGAAATGTGTAAAAACAAAAAAGTGAGGGAGCTCAGTGAGGGACAGCTGCAGCGGTTGGGCATAGCCATGGCCATAGTGCACCGCCCACAACTTGTTTTGGCCGATGAGCCCACCTCTAGCCTAGACGATACAAATTGTAAAAAGGTGATGCGACTTTTAATTGAGCAAGCGGACGCCAACAATGCCAATTTGATTGTAATTACCCACGACCAGCGCATTAAACCATTGTTCAACAAAACCTTGGAACTATGA
- a CDS encoding alkaline phosphatase, with translation MNRRKFFRNGALTAVGASIFTPFETVRASDLESEWKRKKAKNIILLVSDGMSTGTLNMADLYLSRKTGKGSNWLNLYRENKVNRALMDMASANSMVTDSAAASSSWGGGARINNGGINYGVNGEQHLPIWQKFKSAGKKTGCVTTVPITHATPAGFCVNEKSRNDQASIAEKYLEHGFDVLMGGGNEYFDAEKRKDKKDMYRAFANKGYVVARSRQEMMSAPAHQQILGVFSDNGLAYTKDRESNKELMENIPSLAEMTQKAIENLSDSPKGFTLQVEAGKVDWAAHANDIAGLLYDQVAFDEAVQVAMDFAEKDGDTLVIITTDHGNANPGLIYGKNANDNFDTVQKYKHTNEWILNGIGKETSVSNLKERVEFANGFALTDEEAKTLLSYYTSLKPKDGWYNPRNLPFNALAEIQKKHTSVGWISMQHSADYVELAMYGPGSELLNPFIKNTDLHFLMLEAAEVENNF, from the coding sequence ATGAACAGAAGAAAGTTTTTTAGAAACGGGGCCTTAACAGCCGTAGGTGCCTCGATTTTTACACCATTTGAAACGGTAAGGGCGTCGGACCTTGAGAGTGAATGGAAAAGAAAAAAAGCCAAGAACATCATCTTATTGGTGAGCGACGGGATGAGCACGGGTACCCTGAACATGGCCGACCTTTACCTCTCCAGAAAAACGGGAAAAGGCAGCAATTGGCTAAACCTGTACCGGGAAAATAAGGTGAACCGTGCACTAATGGACATGGCCTCGGCCAATTCTATGGTAACCGATTCCGCTGCTGCTAGCTCTTCTTGGGGAGGAGGTGCCAGAATAAACAACGGAGGAATAAACTACGGCGTAAATGGTGAGCAGCACCTTCCTATTTGGCAAAAATTTAAATCCGCAGGAAAAAAGACCGGATGCGTTACAACCGTGCCCATTACACATGCCACTCCCGCGGGCTTTTGCGTGAACGAAAAATCCAGAAACGACCAAGCATCCATAGCGGAAAAATACTTGGAGCATGGGTTTGATGTGTTAATGGGGGGAGGCAACGAATATTTTGATGCCGAAAAACGAAAGGACAAAAAAGATATGTACCGCGCCTTTGCAAACAAAGGGTATGTGGTGGCACGGTCCAGACAAGAAATGATGTCCGCCCCGGCCCATCAACAAATCCTTGGTGTGTTTTCGGACAATGGCCTAGCCTACACCAAGGATAGGGAAAGCAACAAAGAACTCATGGAAAATATTCCAAGTTTGGCGGAAATGACTCAAAAAGCCATAGAAAACCTGTCTGACAGTCCAAAAGGATTCACCCTACAAGTAGAAGCCGGAAAAGTGGATTGGGCAGCACATGCCAACGATATTGCCGGTCTGCTATATGATCAAGTCGCCTTTGATGAAGCCGTGCAGGTTGCCATGGATTTTGCTGAAAAAGATGGAGACACTTTGGTTATCATAACTACCGATCATGGCAATGCCAACCCAGGGCTCATTTATGGAAAAAATGCCAACGATAATTTTGATACCGTTCAAAAATACAAACATACCAATGAATGGATCTTGAACGGTATTGGCAAGGAAACATCCGTGAGCAACTTAAAGGAGCGAGTGGAATTTGCCAATGGATTTGCATTGACGGACGAAGAGGCGAAAACCTTGCTGAGCTATTATACCTCCTTAAAACCCAAGGACGGGTGGTACAATCCTAGGAACCTTCCGTTCAACGCGTTGGCGGAAATCCAGAAAAAGCACACCTCCGTAGGCTGGATAAGCATGCAACACTCCGCAGATTATGTGGAATTGGCCATGTACGGCCCCGGTAGCGAATTATTGAATCCCTTTATAAAAAATACGGACCTACATTTCCTAATGCTGGAAGCAGCAGAGGTGGAAAACAACTTCTAA
- a CDS encoding rolling circle replication-associated protein, with amino-acid sequence MSFVTLTFLNKVDDVQAVKMLKKFLDNAKKRLDDFQYIWVAERQAKNDEFKGNVHFHIITNKYWKIDKWWDYWIDLQLKNGIKPRDKNFKPSSAFDVKRLNSKNIKAIGTYVTKYVTKNKATFRCQVWNCSKAVSLINTDFYTSHEFLENFERLNAIRGVFKVKDKLGETLITVKNMDLNRQTLHLYRRLDERNKAIIEKYITNKNAK; translated from the coding sequence ATGAGTTTTGTTACCCTGACCTTTCTGAACAAAGTAGATGATGTACAAGCTGTAAAAATGCTCAAAAAGTTTTTGGACAATGCAAAAAAGAGGTTAGATGATTTCCAATATATCTGGGTAGCTGAACGTCAGGCAAAGAACGACGAGTTCAAAGGGAATGTTCATTTCCATATAATCACCAACAAATACTGGAAGATTGACAAATGGTGGGACTACTGGATTGATTTACAATTAAAAAATGGAATCAAGCCAAGGGATAAGAACTTTAAGCCCTCAAGTGCTTTTGATGTTAAGCGGTTAAACTCAAAAAATATAAAAGCAATTGGTACGTATGTAACCAAATATGTAACCAAGAACAAGGCAACGTTCCGTTGTCAAGTTTGGAACTGTTCTAAGGCCGTTTCTTTGATTAATACAGATTTCTATACCTCTCATGAGTTCTTGGAGAATTTTGAGCGTTTAAATGCCATTAGGGGTGTGTTCAAGGTCAAGGACAAATTAGGAGAAACCCTTATTACCGTAAAGAACATGGATTTGAATAGGCAGACCTTGCACCTTTATAGGAGACTTGACGAAAGGAATAAAGCAATAATTGAAAAATATATAACTAATAAAAATGCAAAATAA